The following coding sequences lie in one Planctomycetota bacterium genomic window:
- a CDS encoding MBL fold metallo-hydrolase → MSTEITLIGNEGFRIATPAVTLLIDAFYGAIPGLASAPALAAADATRVDLILVTHAHWDHFQADEVAAAARRTGAKVVGPGAVTQALRGAVAPEALVKLEPAAARKGFALSEKVELPGATITAFRTFHAMGHNSYLVETPGFRFFHDGDNEDTRRVDPEALGALDALFIGPWQGSGWVEFVERLAPARWFLMHLSEEELDQHEAGEFLADLCDHVPLPDRLVVLRPGQVFRFS, encoded by the coding sequence ATGTCCACCGAGATCACGCTCATCGGCAACGAGGGCTTCCGCATCGCCACGCCGGCGGTGACCCTTCTGATTGACGCCTTCTACGGCGCCATCCCCGGCCTCGCCAGCGCCCCAGCCCTCGCGGCCGCCGACGCCACACGGGTTGACCTCATTCTCGTGACCCACGCGCACTGGGACCATTTCCAGGCCGACGAGGTGGCCGCCGCCGCCCGGCGCACGGGGGCCAAGGTCGTCGGGCCGGGCGCCGTCACGCAGGCCCTCCGGGGCGCTGTGGCACCGGAGGCCCTGGTCAAACTCGAGCCCGCGGCGGCCCGCAAGGGCTTCGCCCTGTCCGAAAAGGTGGAACTGCCAGGCGCCACCATCACCGCCTTCCGCACGTTCCACGCGATGGGGCACAACTCGTATCTTGTCGAAACGCCCGGCTTCCGCTTCTTCCACGACGGCGACAACGAGGACACGCGGCGCGTGGACCCGGAGGCCCTCGGCGCGCTCGACGCCCTCTTCATCGGCCCCTGGCAGGGCTCGGGCTGGGTGGAGTTCGTCGAGCGCCTCGCCCCGGCCCGCTGGTTCCTGATGCACCTGTCGGAAGAGGAACTGGACCAGCACGAGGCCGGGGAGTTTCTGGCCGACCTGTGCGACCACGTGCCGCTGCCCGATCGCCTCGTGGTGCTGAGGCCCGGCCAGGTGTTCCGCTTCTCCTGA